The following proteins come from a genomic window of Nostoc sp. TCL26-01:
- a CDS encoding dicarboxylate/amino acid:cation symporter: MSQLTKKSVFRKTVPLSWQIAIALILSIIVGILCGAGNPHPNLITTINNLAIPCNLVLKALRALATPLILLAVLHGFLTVDIPGRSGRKLVMLLLTNTVVAIAIGLLVANVLQPGRWWRVESLVATPTNKTLDPWALLQEMIPPSILQPLVDNNVIQLVFVALAFGVVLRAIKTEQIAQGKEDYRPIEQVITMLFEAVMAVLKWVIALVPLAVFGIVAKTIALQGFKPFLSLAAFIIAVLLALSLQAIYYTTRVKYGSWVSPQQFISGSSDALFTAFSTASSTATMPVTFRALMQKIGLRESSASLGALVGSNFNNDGTALYEAMSALFVGQLLGLHLNLPQQLMVVLTSIVASVGAAGIPEAGLVTMTLVFTAVGLPTQYIALLITVDWFLDRCRTAINVMGDMTISCLLDGHKQHIEAMDLPEGVKLTDEPI, encoded by the coding sequence ATGAGCCAACTCACTAAAAAGTCTGTTTTTAGGAAGACTGTACCACTTTCATGGCAGATTGCGATCGCACTTATTCTATCTATTATCGTCGGCATCTTGTGTGGCGCAGGCAATCCCCACCCCAATTTGATTACTACGATTAATAATTTAGCTATTCCTTGTAACCTAGTACTCAAAGCCTTACGGGCATTAGCAACACCATTGATTTTACTTGCTGTGTTGCACGGATTTCTCACAGTTGATATTCCCGGACGTTCGGGGCGGAAACTGGTGATGTTATTGTTGACTAATACCGTAGTAGCGATCGCGATCGGTTTGTTAGTAGCGAATGTGTTGCAACCTGGGCGTTGGTGGCGGGTAGAATCTTTGGTGGCAACTCCTACCAATAAAACCCTCGATCCTTGGGCACTACTTCAGGAGATGATTCCCCCTTCCATATTACAGCCCCTAGTTGATAATAATGTGATTCAGTTAGTATTTGTGGCTTTGGCCTTTGGGGTAGTGTTACGCGCTATCAAAACCGAACAAATCGCACAGGGTAAGGAAGATTATCGCCCCATTGAGCAAGTCATCACCATGTTATTTGAGGCAGTGATGGCAGTTTTGAAATGGGTAATTGCCTTAGTACCACTTGCCGTCTTTGGTATAGTTGCCAAAACCATTGCCTTACAAGGGTTTAAACCATTCTTATCATTAGCAGCCTTTATTATTGCTGTTTTATTAGCCCTAAGTTTGCAAGCAATTTACTACACAACCAGAGTGAAATATGGTTCTTGGGTGAGTCCACAACAATTTATTAGCGGTAGTAGTGATGCACTGTTCACAGCCTTCTCCACCGCATCCTCCACAGCCACAATGCCTGTCACCTTCCGCGCCCTGATGCAAAAAATAGGTTTACGGGAATCATCCGCATCCCTGGGCGCTTTAGTTGGGAGTAACTTCAACAATGATGGGACTGCATTGTATGAAGCCATGTCTGCTTTATTTGTCGGTCAATTGTTGGGACTGCACTTGAACTTACCACAACAATTAATGGTGGTATTAACCTCCATTGTCGCTTCTGTTGGGGCTGCTGGTATTCCTGAAGCTGGATTAGTGACAATGACGCTGGTGTTTACAGCAGTGGGATTACCTACTCAATATATTGCCTTGCTCATCACAGTCGATTGGTTTCTAGATAGGTGTCGTACTGCTATCAACGTCATGGGAGATATGACAATTAGCTGTCTACTAGATGGACACAAACAGCACATTGAAGCGATGGATCTTCCTGAAGGAGTGAAGTTAACAGATGAGCCAATATAG
- a CDS encoding bifunctional serine/threonine-protein kinase/ABC transporter substrate-binding protein, translated as MAYCINPDCSQRENPDNCAVCQTCKTPLILQNRYRIKHPLPVNQSLYTEVFEIEDVHSHQVKILKSLKENTPDLLRLFQQEATILTSLQHPGLPIGEILFFFFLNTGRQLCCFVMEKVPGENLQTWLCEHQYVESAKIVISWLKELTQILQFVHENNFFHRDIKPANIMLRPDGRLTLIDFGSARQVTQTVINNQPVTKIFSQGYTPPEQSDGHAVMQSDFYALGQTFIYLLTGINPAIAHHNLPNWSNYVKDPKTPKRLIELLQAMTNSHPHRRPQTAQAILDKIANIEKYPQKKWQKLLLSLACGVLLILGTKSLYDIITRPQTCDYIEEDHLSCGEESLIPASFWGNDQPPRIKQLAIDEYRSQNFAAAVPLFTTAFNQQPDPETLIYLNNAKIHIQFPAEKIHTIAVAVPLERRTPIGLEILRGAAQAQTEALKNGQPLRIMIADDNNRDESRGGNNARKIAQKLVKYSDMLAVLGHYSSEATKQALPIYTQAEVVVISATSTSNNLKSPFFFRTVPSDRITAQKIASYIFSQSQQRRAAIFYSQGSEYAESLSKEFRQGAKSFQGNVINHQAAFNLATDNFDAKIALNQAQTQGASAILLIPDAGVGLYNAIPNALKVIQENVNKAQIVAGDSLYSSDLITSDKIISSPGVSQTAWAIAWHPINGINSQFGKQAQTLWKIDRQTFPTNTQITWRTATSYDAVMVLSKAIAEKPSRQGIQQTLNQANFSVTSATGVIQFMGGDRRNGTINIIAIRRNCHANDFVFIAGDRPNKCQLAN; from the coding sequence ATGGCCTACTGCATTAATCCCGATTGTTCACAGCGAGAAAATCCTGATAATTGTGCGGTATGTCAAACTTGTAAAACGCCACTTATCCTGCAAAACCGCTACAGAATTAAGCATCCTTTGCCAGTTAATCAATCTCTTTATACAGAAGTATTTGAAATTGAAGATGTCCATAGCCATCAAGTCAAAATTTTGAAGTCTCTTAAAGAAAATACGCCAGATTTATTAAGACTATTTCAACAAGAGGCAACGATTTTAACCAGCTTACAACATCCTGGTTTACCTATTGGTGAAATTCTATTTTTTTTCTTTTTAAATACAGGTCGGCAATTATGCTGCTTTGTCATGGAAAAGGTTCCTGGGGAAAATTTACAGACTTGGTTATGTGAGCATCAATATGTTGAATCAGCCAAAATTGTCATATCTTGGTTAAAAGAATTAACTCAAATCCTGCAATTTGTGCATGAAAATAATTTTTTTCATCGGGATATTAAACCTGCCAATATTATGCTGCGTCCTGATGGCAGATTAACTTTAATTGATTTTGGTTCTGCTCGACAAGTGACACAAACAGTGATTAACAATCAGCCTGTAACTAAGATTTTTTCTCAAGGTTATACTCCTCCTGAACAAAGTGATGGTCATGCAGTCATGCAGTCAGATTTTTATGCACTAGGGCAGACTTTTATCTATTTACTCACAGGAATTAATCCAGCGATCGCTCATCATAATTTACCTAATTGGTCTAACTATGTTAAAGATCCAAAAACTCCGAAAAGATTAATTGAGCTACTGCAAGCGATGACAAATTCCCATCCTCATCGCCGACCACAAACAGCTCAAGCTATTCTAGACAAGATTGCCAATATAGAGAAATATCCCCAGAAAAAATGGCAAAAATTATTATTGAGTCTAGCCTGTGGTGTTTTACTCATCTTGGGGACAAAATCACTGTATGACATAATCACTCGTCCTCAGACTTGTGACTATATTGAAGAGGATCATCTCAGTTGTGGTGAAGAAAGCCTGATTCCGGCTAGCTTTTGGGGAAACGATCAACCTCCACGGATCAAACAATTAGCTATTGATGAATATCGTAGTCAAAATTTTGCCGCAGCCGTGCCTCTATTTACCACTGCTTTCAATCAGCAACCAGATCCTGAAACTTTAATTTACCTCAACAACGCCAAAATTCACATCCAATTTCCCGCAGAAAAGATTCACACCATCGCCGTGGCAGTTCCCCTAGAACGTCGTACACCTATCGGGTTAGAAATACTCAGGGGTGCGGCTCAAGCACAAACAGAGGCGCTAAAAAATGGTCAGCCTCTACGGATCATGATTGCAGATGACAATAACCGAGACGAGAGCAGAGGTGGCAATAATGCCCGCAAAATTGCCCAAAAATTGGTAAAATATTCGGATATGTTAGCTGTTTTGGGTCACTACAGCAGCGAAGCCACTAAACAAGCCTTACCGATTTATACTCAAGCAGAGGTAGTGGTAATTTCTGCCACAAGTACCTCTAATAACCTCAAAAGTCCTTTTTTCTTTCGGACTGTTCCGAGCGATCGCATTACTGCCCAAAAAATCGCTAGCTATATTTTCTCTCAAAGCCAACAACGTCGGGCAGCAATTTTTTACAGTCAGGGTAGTGAATATGCTGAGTCGCTATCAAAGGAGTTTCGCCAAGGGGCAAAATCTTTTCAGGGGAATGTGATTAACCATCAAGCCGCTTTTAATCTAGCAACTGATAACTTTGATGCCAAAATCGCTCTAAATCAAGCCCAAACCCAAGGTGCAAGTGCAATTTTGTTAATTCCTGATGCGGGAGTCGGATTGTATAATGCCATTCCCAATGCGTTAAAAGTCATTCAAGAGAATGTCAACAAAGCGCAAATTGTAGCAGGTGATAGTCTCTACAGTTCTGACCTGATCACATCAGATAAAATCATCTCCTCACCAGGAGTTTCCCAAACAGCCTGGGCGATCGCCTGGCATCCTATAAATGGTATTAACTCTCAATTTGGCAAACAAGCTCAAACTCTGTGGAAAATTGATCGCCAAACTTTCCCCACCAATACACAAATCACTTGGAGAACTGCAACTAGTTACGATGCAGTCATGGTATTAAGCAAAGCCATCGCGGAAAAACCCTCTCGCCAAGGTATTCAACAAACACTCAACCAAGCCAACTTTTCTGTGACAAGTGCAACAGGTGTGATTCAATTTATGGGAGGCGATCGCCGAAATGGTACGATCAATATTATTGCCATCCGCCGCAATTGTCATGCTAATGATTTTGTTTTTATTGCAGGCGATCGTCCTAACAAATGTCAACTAGCAAATTAA
- a CDS encoding type II toxin-antitoxin system VapC family toxin: MYLLDTNHCTFLIEGETKVVNHFRELGKVTLATSAIVAGELRFMAQNSQQKTANLIKIHAFLNRIDIYPIDDKTAEIYGDFKSEIIKRFAAKEKSKRKTTQLQEIGISENDL; encoded by the coding sequence ATGTATTTGCTTGACACAAATCATTGCACTTTTTTGATAGAAGGTGAAACAAAAGTTGTCAATCACTTTCGGGAACTAGGTAAGGTTACACTCGCCACCAGTGCTATTGTCGCAGGTGAACTCAGATTCATGGCACAAAACTCCCAACAAAAAACGGCAAATCTCATCAAAATTCACGCCTTTCTCAACCGAATTGATATTTATCCAATTGATGATAAAACAGCAGAAATTTACGGAGATTTTAAGTCAGAAATTATTAAAAGATTTGCTGCCAAAGAAAAGAGTAAACGCAAAACAACTCAACTACAAGAAATTGGCATCAGTGAAAATGACCTGTAG
- a CDS encoding DUF2281 domain-containing protein, with product MTSKELLLQEIETLPPELLTEALNFIREIKTSHTAKQSSKNNLRGSTAEDLLEFVGTWSGDDIRECLQLVHDTRMPLEF from the coding sequence ATGACTAGCAAAGAATTATTGCTCCAAGAAATAGAAACTTTACCACCAGAATTGTTAACAGAAGCACTTAATTTTATTCGAGAAATCAAAACTAGTCATACAGCAAAACAGTCAAGTAAAAATAACTTACGTGGTTCTACAGCTGAAGATTTACTAGAATTTGTCGGCACTTGGTCAGGTGATGATATCAGAGAATGTCTTCAGCTTGTTCATGATACTCGTATGCCACTGGAATTTTAA
- a CDS encoding heavy-metal-associated domain-containing protein produces the protein MTIQLTVPNMACSACANNITNAVKTVDVDAIVQADPQTKLVSVETQASETSIKDALAAAGYPSA, from the coding sequence ATGACAATCCAACTCACAGTTCCTAACATGGCTTGTTCTGCTTGTGCTAACAATATTACTAATGCAGTAAAGACAGTTGATGTTGATGCGATCGTTCAGGCAGATCCTCAAACTAAACTTGTTAGTGTAGAAACCCAAGCTTCCGAGACTTCTATCAAGGATGCACTAGCTGCGGCTGGTTATCCATCTGCGTAA
- a CDS encoding DUF427 domain-containing protein, with translation MYPQRIEPNPGQESVWDYPRPPRLEETNKHIQIVFNGVIIVDTHNAQRVLETSHPPSYYIPPTDIKMEYLVATPQSSFCEWKGSANYYTIRVGDKQAQNAAWFYNSPTPAFAALKDHVAFYAHLMDVCYVDGEKVEPQPGNFYGGWITSDVVGPFKGIPGSWGW, from the coding sequence ATGTACCCTCAACGCATCGAACCAAACCCAGGACAAGAATCTGTTTGGGACTATCCCCGTCCCCCTCGTCTAGAGGAGACTAACAAACATATTCAGATAGTTTTTAATGGCGTGATCATCGTCGATACTCACAACGCTCAACGAGTTCTCGAAACCAGTCACCCACCTTCTTATTACATTCCGCCGACAGATATCAAGATGGAATATCTAGTGGCCACACCACAATCAAGTTTTTGTGAGTGGAAAGGAAGTGCTAATTACTACACAATTCGTGTAGGAGATAAACAAGCACAAAATGCAGCTTGGTTTTACAACAGTCCTACTCCAGCTTTTGCTGCCCTTAAAGACCATGTAGCTTTTTATGCTCATCTCATGGATGTTTGCTATGTAGATGGGGAAAAAGTAGAACCACAACCAGGGAATTTTTACGGTGGCTGGATAACTAGTGATGTTGTCGGGCCATTTAAGGGTATTCCTGGTAGTTGGGGATGGTAG
- a CDS encoding HlyD family efflux transporter periplasmic adaptor subunit: protein MTQINGNGKHNQIVKANNQVLTDQTKASNQALVKLDESSFEQSVVLRQSPIWSRTIMITLMALACVGIAWAYFAKIEQVIPATGQLKPEGTVKEVQAPVSGVVRQVFVKNGQKVNKGDLLLTFETVATVAQLESLNKIRRALTQENQIYRRLMAATSGISSEREYLNSGLPQDTAFLLKSRAKLVAENDLLRTQLKNSTTGVGLDDDQQQQLQVAKTELDSRAAAARLEVSKTRKQLAQTVVKLADTRASLAIQQSILDKLKILAEEGGISQLQYLNQQQEVQNKTAEVAQLVEEEKRLQFDIEKGQQQFTNTIATSDKAILEQIANNKQRIADIDSQFMKVLLENEQNLADINSKISQTQLNLKYQELRAPVAGTVFDLQAKNPGFVANPTQKLLQIVPNEKYIAEVFITNKDIGFVRKNMKADVRIDSFPFSEFGDIKGIVDDIGSDALPPDETHKFYRFPATITLDKQSLDLKNRRISLQSGMSISANIKVREERTVMSLFTEMFTNQVDSLKGVR from the coding sequence ATGACACAAATTAATGGCAACGGCAAGCATAATCAAATCGTCAAGGCTAATAACCAAGTTTTGACAGATCAAACTAAAGCTTCTAATCAAGCTTTAGTCAAACTTGACGAGTCTAGTTTTGAGCAGTCAGTTGTGCTGCGTCAATCTCCCATCTGGTCAAGAACAATTATGATTACCTTGATGGCTTTAGCTTGTGTCGGTATTGCTTGGGCATATTTTGCCAAAATTGAACAAGTAATACCCGCAACCGGTCAACTAAAACCAGAGGGAACAGTCAAAGAAGTGCAAGCACCGGTGAGTGGTGTTGTCAGACAGGTGTTTGTCAAAAATGGTCAAAAAGTTAATAAAGGAGACTTGCTGTTAACCTTTGAGACTGTAGCCACCGTTGCTCAATTAGAATCTTTAAATAAGATTCGTCGGGCCTTAACTCAAGAAAATCAGATTTATCGCCGCTTAATGGCAGCAACTTCTGGTATATCCTCGGAACGAGAATATTTAAACAGTGGCTTGCCACAAGATACAGCTTTTCTCTTAAAAAGTCGGGCAAAATTAGTTGCCGAAAATGATTTATTGCGGACTCAATTAAAAAACTCCACCACAGGTGTCGGTTTAGATGATGATCAACAACAACAACTACAAGTAGCTAAGACCGAATTAGATTCCCGCGCCGCCGCCGCACGTCTGGAAGTATCAAAAACTCGCAAACAGCTAGCACAAACAGTAGTGAAACTTGCAGATACTAGAGCTAGTTTAGCTATTCAGCAGAGTATTTTAGACAAGCTGAAAATCTTAGCTGAAGAAGGTGGTATCTCTCAACTACAGTATCTCAATCAGCAACAAGAAGTCCAAAACAAAACTGCAGAAGTCGCTCAATTAGTAGAAGAAGAAAAGCGCTTACAATTTGATATTGAAAAAGGTCAGCAACAATTCACCAATACCATAGCAACCTCTGATAAAGCCATCTTAGAACAGATAGCTAATAACAAACAACGCATTGCTGATATTGATAGCCAATTCATGAAAGTCTTGCTAGAAAACGAGCAAAACTTAGCCGATATTAATAGCAAAATTTCCCAAACTCAGTTGAATTTAAAATATCAAGAATTACGCGCGCCAGTTGCCGGCACAGTTTTTGATTTACAAGCTAAAAATCCTGGATTTGTCGCTAACCCAACTCAAAAACTACTACAAATCGTTCCCAACGAAAAATATATTGCGGAAGTTTTCATCACCAATAAAGATATTGGTTTCGTCCGCAAAAATATGAAAGCAGACGTGAGAATTGACTCATTCCCTTTTAGCGAATTTGGTGACATCAAAGGCATAGTAGATGATATCGGTTCAGATGCCTTACCGCCAGATGAGACACATAAGTTTTATCGTTTTCCAGCCACAATTACTCTAGATAAACAATCTTTAGACCTGAAAAATAGAAGAATTTCCTTGCAATCTGGGATGTCGATTAGTGCCAATATCAAGGTTAGAGAAGAACGGACTGTGATGAGTTTGTTTACAGAGATGTTTACCAATCAAGTTGATAGTTTGAAAGGAGTACGTTAA
- a CDS encoding peptidase domain-containing ABC transporter has product MTYIKSDFQEFICQLEGFDQLPSTEISNLLEQIQAFRYRIGQKIIGKERVPDKVTIIFEGQVRLLGFDPQTQMPKTLTLLQPGEMIGEIGLLRNVACETATASTEEIIGLTFNTTDYLRLLRTYPAFALSRQNHSHLIEVFDVLAAQLAQQANVVTNLDELATQALKNAKVQYLQPGRTYFNQLDRESVWFVSGGTVINFPIGSRLEPSDGNLTIEVRGENPARLIGLDPADLSLLESTPQPVPLAVHDPQVPVDDVIDIPYATEEDFSQANYSQDNGKQKRQKFPFFRGKGELNSTFACFQMLAKHLQVPLRKEVVRRILNEQIKRQGNISFPACAYLSELIGLKAHLIDLPAAAITRIPTPALVRYGDGFAVLYAADSHNVVLGVPSQGIVRCKPAQIVEHLEVLEGSFPPQIRVLMVSATKETPQERFGLRWFLPYLSRHRRVLIEVFIASFFVQLAALANPLVIQLIIDKVIVQNSISTLNVLGVLLLVVGIFEAVLTTLRTYLFVDTTNRIDMGLGSQIIDHLLRLPLRYFEKRPVGELSTRINELENIRQFLTGTALTVGLDAVFSVVYIIVMLFYSWQLTLVGLGTIPIFVIITLIASPTVSRQLRAKAERNSETQSYLVEVMSGIQTVKAQNIELRSRFSWQERYGRYVAAGFKTVVTSTLANSTSNFLNKLSSLLVLWVGAYLVLQGELTLGELIAFRIISGYVTSPILRLAQLWQSFQETALSLERLSDIVDTPQEAEVDRYNIALPEIQGNITYENVSFRFAPSGPLQLANVNLEISSGQFVGIVGQSGSGKSTMMKLLLRLYDVESGRILIDGYDIAKVELYSLRRQVGVVPQETLLFDGTVQENIALTNPDATTEEIIEAARVAAAHEFIMSLPNGYNTRVGERGAGLSGGQRQRIAIARSVLQRPKLLVLDEATSALDYPTERQVCLNLAKAFQGSTVFFITHRLNTVSHADSIVVMDGGKVIEQGSHQALMAARGHYFYLYQQQEVNL; this is encoded by the coding sequence ATGACATATATTAAGAGCGATTTTCAAGAATTTATCTGCCAACTGGAAGGATTCGACCAACTCCCCAGTACAGAAATTAGCAATTTACTAGAGCAGATACAGGCATTTCGCTATCGCATTGGACAAAAAATCATTGGCAAAGAAAGAGTCCCCGACAAAGTCACTATTATTTTTGAAGGACAGGTGCGATTGTTGGGATTCGACCCACAAACGCAAATGCCCAAAACCTTGACCTTGCTGCAACCAGGGGAGATGATTGGGGAAATTGGCTTGTTACGGAATGTAGCTTGTGAGACAGCAACTGCCTCAACTGAAGAAATCATTGGTTTAACATTCAATACAACCGACTACCTACGTTTACTCAGAACCTATCCCGCATTTGCACTCTCACGCCAAAACCACAGTCATTTAATCGAAGTTTTTGATGTATTAGCTGCCCAATTAGCACAGCAAGCTAATGTCGTTACCAACCTCGACGAACTAGCTACACAAGCCCTGAAAAATGCTAAAGTCCAATACCTCCAGCCAGGCAGAACCTATTTCAACCAACTTGATAGAGAAAGTGTTTGGTTCGTCAGTGGTGGTACAGTCATCAACTTTCCCATCGGTTCTCGCCTAGAACCCAGTGATGGTAACTTAACCATTGAAGTCAGAGGCGAAAATCCTGCCCGTTTAATCGGTCTTGACCCAGCAGATTTATCATTGTTGGAGAGTACTCCACAACCAGTACCACTGGCTGTTCACGATCCCCAAGTACCGGTAGACGACGTTATAGATATTCCCTACGCTACAGAAGAAGACTTTTCTCAAGCAAATTACTCCCAAGACAACGGCAAACAAAAACGCCAAAAATTTCCATTTTTCCGTGGTAAGGGCGAGTTAAATTCTACCTTCGCCTGCTTTCAAATGCTGGCCAAGCACCTACAAGTCCCCCTACGCAAAGAAGTTGTCCGGCGGATTTTAAATGAGCAAATCAAACGCCAAGGCAACATCTCATTTCCAGCTTGCGCCTACCTATCAGAATTAATTGGACTCAAAGCCCATTTAATAGACTTACCCGCAGCAGCAATTACCCGCATCCCCACCCCAGCCCTAGTGCGTTATGGAGATGGTTTTGCTGTTCTCTATGCAGCCGATAGCCATAATGTAGTTTTAGGTGTGCCATCTCAAGGGATTGTCCGTTGTAAACCTGCTCAAATAGTCGAGCATTTAGAGGTTCTAGAAGGCAGCTTCCCCCCACAAATCAGGGTACTGATGGTATCTGCCACCAAAGAAACACCCCAAGAACGCTTCGGTTTACGGTGGTTTCTGCCCTATCTATCCCGCCATCGTCGAGTCCTGATCGAAGTATTTATCGCTTCCTTCTTTGTGCAATTAGCAGCCTTAGCCAACCCCCTGGTGATTCAGCTAATTATTGACAAAGTTATCGTCCAAAACAGTATCAGTACTCTCAATGTTTTGGGAGTATTGCTATTAGTAGTAGGGATATTTGAAGCCGTACTCACCACCTTGCGGACCTACCTATTTGTCGATACCACCAACCGCATTGATATGGGTTTGGGTTCGCAAATCATCGATCATTTATTACGATTACCCCTGCGCTACTTTGAAAAGCGGCCTGTGGGTGAATTATCTACCCGTATCAACGAATTAGAAAATATCCGCCAGTTCTTAACTGGGACAGCTTTAACAGTAGGATTAGACGCTGTATTTTCCGTCGTTTATATCATCGTCATGCTGTTTTACAGCTGGCAACTCACCCTCGTTGGTTTAGGGACAATTCCCATTTTCGTCATTATCACCTTAATAGCTTCCCCGACTGTCAGTAGACAGTTACGAGCCAAAGCGGAACGCAACTCAGAAACTCAGTCTTATTTAGTTGAGGTGATGTCAGGCATTCAGACAGTCAAAGCCCAAAATATTGAACTGCGATCGCGCTTCTCTTGGCAAGAACGGTATGGTCGATATGTAGCAGCTGGTTTCAAAACTGTCGTCACCTCAACCCTCGCTAATTCCACCAGTAATTTCCTCAACAAACTCAGTAGCTTATTAGTCTTGTGGGTGGGAGCTTATCTGGTACTGCAAGGAGAATTAACTTTAGGGGAATTAATCGCCTTTAGAATTATCTCTGGTTACGTCACCAGCCCGATTTTACGCTTGGCACAACTCTGGCAAAGCTTCCAAGAAACAGCCTTATCGCTAGAACGACTAAGTGATATCGTTGATACACCCCAAGAAGCCGAAGTTGATCGCTATAATATCGCCTTACCAGAGATTCAAGGAAATATTACATACGAAAATGTCTCCTTCCGCTTCGCACCGAGCGGCCCCTTACAACTAGCCAACGTCAATCTAGAAATTTCATCAGGTCAATTTGTCGGTATCGTCGGTCAAAGTGGTTCCGGTAAGAGTACGATGATGAAATTGCTGCTCAGACTGTATGATGTCGAGTCTGGCCGCATCTTGATTGATGGTTACGACATTGCCAAAGTAGAACTCTATTCACTGCGGCGACAAGTCGGTGTCGTTCCCCAAGAGACATTGTTATTTGACGGGACAGTCCAAGAAAACATTGCCTTGACAAACCCCGATGCCACTACCGAAGAAATCATCGAAGCTGCCAGAGTCGCCGCCGCCCACGAATTTATTATGAGCCTACCCAACGGCTACAATACCCGCGTGGGAGAACGAGGTGCTGGACTTTCTGGGGGACAAAGACAGAGAATAGCGATCGCTCGTTCAGTCTTACAAAGACCAAAACTCTTAGTTCTAGACGAAGCAACAAGCGCCCTAGACTACCCCACAGAACGACAAGTCTGCCTCAACTTAGCCAAAGCCTTCCAAGGTAGCACAGTATTCTTTATCACCCACCGCCTCAACACCGTCAGTCACGCCGATAGCATCGTCGTCATGGATGGAGGGAAAGTTATAGAACAAGGTAGCCACCAAGCACTAATGGCAGCCAGAGGACATTATTTCTACTTGTATCAGCAACAAGAAGTGAATTTGTAG
- a CDS encoding PRC-barrel domain-containing protein, producing MTSEQIIRRSDILNTQVITRDNGKRLGIVSQIWVDIDQREVVALGLRDSLISISGLPRYMYLNSINQFGDVILVDNEDAIEDIEVEALSNLINWEVITETGEVLGRVRGFRFAAETGKLTSIIIASLGVPQIPDQFLSTYEISIEEVVSTGPNRLIVFEGAEERVNQLTVGLLERLGIGKAPWERDAEEEYGYSAPRAVSPANQLPSGVPLQPPKPKVRTPEPVAEEEWHEDYIEEERPQRQVMKARQYESIQYEEDEEDNWSEATDKDRYQQPPSQPYTKPYSNDYDDYDDVEGDAWEDAPPQPVNIPKKVKERQPEYEEEGGY from the coding sequence ATGACCTCTGAGCAAATAATTAGACGTTCCGACATATTAAACACCCAAGTGATTACCCGCGACAACGGTAAGCGGTTAGGCATTGTCAGTCAAATTTGGGTGGATATCGATCAAAGAGAGGTTGTGGCTCTTGGTTTACGAGACAGCCTGATCTCTATCTCTGGCCTACCACGTTATATGTACCTCAACAGTATCAACCAATTTGGTGATGTTATCCTGGTTGATAACGAAGATGCCATAGAAGATATTGAGGTAGAAGCCCTCAGTAACCTGATTAACTGGGAAGTAATTACAGAAACAGGTGAAGTTCTAGGTAGAGTCCGGGGCTTTAGATTTGCAGCCGAAACAGGTAAACTGACTTCCATTATCATTGCTTCCTTGGGAGTCCCGCAAATTCCCGACCAGTTTTTAAGCACCTACGAAATATCCATAGAAGAAGTAGTCAGCACTGGCCCCAATCGCTTAATCGTGTTTGAAGGAGCCGAAGAACGAGTAAATCAGTTAACAGTCGGTTTACTAGAACGCCTGGGTATTGGTAAAGCCCCCTGGGAAAGAGATGCAGAAGAAGAATACGGCTATTCTGCCCCCCGCGCTGTTTCCCCAGCCAATCAACTTCCCAGTGGCGTACCCCTACAGCCACCCAAGCCCAAAGTCCGCACCCCCGAACCCGTGGCTGAGGAAGAATGGCATGAAGATTATATCGAAGAAGAAAGACCACAACGCCAAGTCATGAAGGCGCGCCAGTACGAATCGATTCAATACGAAGAAGACGAAGAAGACAACTGGAGTGAAGCCACAGACAAGGACAGATATCAACAGCCTCCATCCCAACCCTACACTAAACCTTACAGCAACGACTACGATGACTATGACGATGTCGAAGGTGATGCTTGGGAAGATGCACCACCACAGCCAGTAAATATTCCCAAGAAAGTGAAAGAAAGACAACCAGAATATGAAGAGGAAGGCGGATATTAA